The stretch of DNA TTTCAATATACAAAACACAAACTTTCCCATTTAAAAAGTCACGAATTTCGAACAAATCAGGACGAATAAATTCACTAAGATCAATTGATTGCTTGCTATCAGTTGTATATTGTTTAGGAAGTTCTTTTAATTTATCCTCATTGTTGATATTAAAACCAGTGAATTTATATTCTTTTTTTTTCGTGTTTTCATTAACACCAATTATAACTATCCCACCTTGCGTATTTAAGAATGCGCACACAGATTTGTAGAGCTCTTTCCAGTCACTTCCTGATGAGAGATCTTTTAACTCAATTTTATCTGTTTCAATGCTGCTATATGAGCCAGATTCAATAGAAAATTCTAAATTCGATAATATTTTATCAACTACTTTCATTCAAGAGTAATAGTTTTATAGAAAGTTTGAGGGTACTTAAATCTGAATCCCTCTCTCAGTCATTCTGCGCTCAATATCTTCTAAGCGCCCTTTTGGAATGGCATCGATCAGTTTTTTCGTGTATTCACGCTGCGGATTATTGTAAATATCATCTGCATAGCCCAATTCTTCAATTTTTCCCTGGTTCATCACTACCATTCTGTCTGACATAAATTTAACCACTGAAAGGTCATGAGAGATAAAAATATAAGTAAAATCAAATTGTTCCCGCAATTCAATCAACAAATTGAGCACTTGCGCCTGTACCGAAACATCAAGCGCAGAAACTGATTCATCGCAAATGATAAAACTCGGATTCAGCCCAAGAGCACGCGCAATACAAATACGTTGTCGCTGACCACCGGAAAACTCATGTGGATAGCGGTTGTAGTGATCTCCGCTCAGACTTACAGTTTCCAACAACTCTATTACTTTCTCTTTGCGCTGTTTCTCATTCGCTAGAATGCCATGCACATTCATGGGCTCGATAATGGCAGCACCAATGGTCATTCTCGGATTAAGCGAGGAATATGGATCCTGGAAAATAATCTGCATTTCCTTGCGCAGTTCTTTCATATCAGCAGCGGGAAGATCCAATACATTTCTGCCTTTGTAAATCACTTCTCCGTCACGGGCATCAGTCAGGCGTAAAACAGTACGACCCAATGTGGTTTTTCCACAGCCGGACTCGCCCACGAGCCCCATGGTTTCTCCCGGGTAAACATCAAAGCTGACATCATTGACAGCTTTTACATATTCTGTTGTTTTGCCAAAAATGTTCTTTTTTGAAGGAAACCAGGTATGCAGGTTTTTTAATTGCAGTACCGGTTCTTTGGCCTCAAGTTTGGCCATTCTTTCTTTGGTTTGGGTATCGCTTACTTTCACGTTCTCAATCACTTCCTGTACTGAAGTGTCGATTTCTATCAGCTCCCCATTTTCTTCCCGCATAAAATCAGAAACGATGGGCAGTTTGCTGAGCCGGTAATCCAATGGCGGACGACAAGCCAAAAGCCCTTTTGTGTATGGATGTTGGGGATTGGAGAATATTTCGTAAATACTGCCCTGTTCCACGATACTGCCTTTATACATGACCAATACGCGATCTGCAATTTCGGCAATCACACCCAAATCGTGGGTGATGAAGATTACGGACATACCGATTTCATCGCGCAGCTCACGCATAAGGTCCAAAATGGTATCCTGAACCGTTACATCAAGGGCAGTTGTAGGCTCATCTGCAATCAAAATACCGGGATTGCAGGACATGGCCATGGCAATCATTACGCGCTGTTTCTGTCCGCCAGAAATTTGATGCGGATAGGCATCTAAAATACGCTCAGGTGTGGGCAGTTGCACTTTTTTGAACAGTTCAAGTGTTCGTTCACGAGCCTCTTTTTTAGATACTTTCTGATGCAGCATAATGGCTTCTGAAACCTGTGCACCGCATCTGAAAACGGGATTAAGCGAAGTCATGGGCTCCTGGAAGATCATGGAAATTTCATTGCCACGGTATTTGCGCATCTCTTTGTCGCTGAGCTTCAGCAAGTCAATCGAGCCTTTTTCCTTGTGGTGGTAGATAATTTCCCCGCTTACAATTTCACCGGGAGGGTTGGGGATCAGGCGCATTACGGACAATGAACTTACTGATTTACCCGAACCCGATTCTCCTACAATTCCTATGGTTTCACCTCTGTTCAGCGTAAAGCTGATATTATTGACTGCTTTTACAATTCCCGCTTCAGTCTTGAATTGTGTGACCAGGTTTTTTACTTCCAATAGTTTATTTCCGCTCATTGACTTGATTTCAAATTTTCCCTAAAATTACTTTTAAATATGCGAATGTCAAAGGGAAGGAGGAACGACTGCGGTAATCCCAATCCATTTTACACATTTGACAGCGCACATACCACATCAAATATTTGACATTCTTATGGATGACCCTAGCTTTGTCACAAATTAAAAACTATGGAATTTAAGCTTAATGGAAACGATTTTATTCCGCTAAATGCCCTATTGAAAATCGTCAATATTGCGGAAAGTGGGGGACAAGCCAATATGTTTATTACAGAAGGCGAAGTATCCATTGATGGTAAGCTAGAAAGCGCCAAACGTAAAAAAGTACGCGCAGGTCAAGTTGTTACTGTTTTTGATAAAACGGTGAAGGTTGTTGATTAGTAAATGAGTTTATAAGGCATTAGGCAATAGTTGTTGAGTGATGGTTAACTATGAACAATGCCTAATCAGAATTTTTTTCTAAGAGGGCTATTTTAGAATCAATTCATAAAACTCTTGCCACTCTTGCTGTAAAAACTGAAAGTTGGTTTTTATCATGATTTAACAGCTTAGTTCTTCAAATTTTTGTTTCAAATTAATAATTCCTGCTTGATGTTTCTCAGGATTTTTTTCTTTGAGTATCTCAATATTTTTTAGCTTCCATTGCACAGCCGGGAAATCAGAGAAGTTATAAACCGACCAATCGGGTGTAGCGGATTCAAAATTCACCAAAAATTCTTTATCGGATTCGCTTAAATTTTGATGGATGGTTTTGACCAATTTTTCCCGTGTGGCACAAAAGTCTTCATAGGTAAAGTCTTCTAGTGTCATGCCTTTAAATTGGTTGTTATAGGCTTGTTCTTGATTGAGATAATGCGGAAACAACATTTCTAAAAGCGGGCGCTTACTGCATATGAGGCAAAACATAAACCCTGTTTTTATCTCTTTGGTAGATACTTCATTTTCTAGTAAATACTTGATATCAAAAATATCCCTGGGGTGCTGCCTGTCTAAAGCGGCACATATTTTACCACCATAAAGCTGATGAAAAGGCACGCAAGGCATAATGCAAAAGGCATCAAATTCTTCCTGAGCTTTTTCGCAAAGTTCTCGATTCTCAGTTTCTCCTATTAAGCCCCGCATGCCTTGGTTTACTTCTATTTTTATAGATGCGCCAGAGTTTTGTATCTGCAACTTTAATAGATGCGCTTGCACCACCACTTTTATACTCGGGTCTAATTTTTTAAGGCGATGTTCTATGTTTTTTAGACTTTGCTCAATGTTGGCAAATGTGCTGCTTCGGTCTTCTTTAGGGATGTAGGTTAAATCTATATCTACAGACAATCTGGGCATATTGCGCACAAACAAGTTGATGGCTGTACCACCGTGCAGGGCAAAACATTTTTCTTTAGCTATTTCTGGCAACACCTGTAGCAATAAGGCCGCTTGTTCTTGATAGTTAGCCATGTGCTAATGATTTAGGTACGGTTATTTTAAACTCGGGTATGTACGCCCCATTGTCAACAATTTTTCTTTTGCCCTTTCCCAGATATATATTTTCTAAGTTTAAAAAAGCTAACCATTGATGCCCTGCTTTTTTTGCCAGGTATAAAAACAAGCGTTTTACTTTTATGGAAGTGCATTGTTCTAGTAGCTGTTGCACCACCTTTGGACGCAAATTATTAAGCCCTTCCATTATTTCGTAGCATTCTTGCAGGTCTTGATATTGAGGTGCTAAGTACAAACATTCCATCAGGGCCCGTGCAGCACCTGATATTTTGATGGGCAAGCCCATTATTTGCTGCTCTACCATACCTATGCCTGCCGGTAAAAAAGCGCTTTTCACATACTTTAGTTCTTCTTGCCAAGGGTGTTTTTTCACCCAGGCGGGCAAGGTTTCTTTTGAGTTGCCAAACAGGATGTAGCTTTGTTGACCCATTGCCAGATAATGGGCTTTACCTGCCAATTGCAGGGCTGTCTTTGCCGCAGGGTGTACCGATAAACCTGCCTGCTGCTGCAAAGCGAATAGGGCACCGGCTATGGTGGGCTTATCTCCAGCCTTTAACATGGCACCATTGCCTAAAGCCACAATCCACTGGCTTTTTTTGTAGCGGTTGAGCAACTGGGTAGAGTAGCCCTGCTGTTTGAGCCAGGCCGTTAAATACACGGCATTAGGAGGCCATGATTGTAGCAATTGGTTTATTTTATTGTTCTTTTCCAAACTATTCGTTTGCTTTTAGGTAGAAATGTAAACCTAATATACGGCAAGGTTTATTAAAATACAAATAAACAAACTAATAGTTTGCTTTTATAACTTAATTTAAACCAACTCCCCCTTAAAAGCCTTTTGCAATAAGCAGTTAAATAAATCTTCACTTTCTTTTAGCTCTTGTTTGGCTAGTTCTTTTTGTTGTTCGATTAGGGTTATTTTGGATGCTAATTCTTTCTGGATACTAAGAGTAGGTATTGGTAACTTAAGTGAGCCCAGCATTTGTTGGTTCAAGTTTTGAATATAAGCCTCACGACCTCCGTTTCTTAGAAAGTATCCATTGATGGCAAGTTAGAAAGTGCCAAACGTAAAAAAGTACGCGCAGGTCAGGTTGTTACTGTTTTTGATAAAACTGTGAAGGTTGTTGATTAACAAGCCCCCAATCAAAACCGTCATTCCCACTCAGGTGGGAATCTCCATGGATTCAGACGATTTCTCATAGCCACCGCTCGCGTCTCGCGAGTGGATTATTGGACAGCCTCCGGCTGTATGTTGAAATATTTTGCGGGACGCAATTCAAATTCTCACTCGCTAAGTTTATCCCGCCACATTAAGGTCGGGAAAGCGGATCAAGGGCATAAGTAAAAAATTAAGAAAAATCCCTCAAGGGAAATTTGATGTACACCTATTTTATCTGACTTTTGATAAGTCAATTTCTCCATTTTATACTACCTTAGTTAGCCCATGAAGGGTTGTTTTAAAATTTAGTAAACTACCTTTTTGAAACTATTTTTGAATACGAAAGGATTTTATATCTATCTCTTCAAAATTCACTTTTAATGAAACATGTCTCAATTTTCCTAGATGATAATGATTTTGAAAAACTGGCCAAGTTTATAAAATCATTGGGTTCAGCGCATGTCAAAGCAAGCCGTGTGGTAGAGCATGAAGATGAAGGCTTTTTTATACCTCAATGGCAGCAGGATTTGGTTAAGCACAGGATTAAAAATTCCAAACCGGAAGACTACAGTTCTATAGAGGGTTTAGACAAGGAAATTAATTTACAG from Chitinophagales bacterium encodes:
- a CDS encoding ABC transporter ATP-binding protein encodes the protein MSGNKLLEVKNLVTQFKTEAGIVKAVNNISFTLNRGETIGIVGESGSGKSVSSLSVMRLIPNPPGEIVSGEIIYHHKEKGSIDLLKLSDKEMRKYRGNEISMIFQEPMTSLNPVFRCGAQVSEAIMLHQKVSKKEARERTLELFKKVQLPTPERILDAYPHQISGGQKQRVMIAMAMSCNPGILIADEPTTALDVTVQDTILDLMRELRDEIGMSVIFITHDLGVIAEIADRVLVMYKGSIVEQGSIYEIFSNPQHPYTKGLLACRPPLDYRLSKLPIVSDFMREENGELIEIDTSVQEVIENVKVSDTQTKERMAKLEAKEPVLQLKNLHTWFPSKKNIFGKTTEYVKAVNDVSFDVYPGETMGLVGESGCGKTTLGRTVLRLTDARDGEVIYKGRNVLDLPAADMKELRKEMQIIFQDPYSSLNPRMTIGAAIIEPMNVHGILANEKQRKEKVIELLETVSLSGDHYNRYPHEFSGGQRQRICIARALGLNPSFIICDESVSALDVSVQAQVLNLLIELREQFDFTYIFISHDLSVVKFMSDRMVVMNQGKIEELGYADDIYNNPQREYTKKLIDAIPKGRLEDIERRMTERGIQI
- a CDS encoding RNA-binding S4 domain-containing protein; its protein translation is MEFKLNGNDFIPLNALLKIVNIAESGGQANMFITEGEVSIDGKLESAKRKKVRAGQVVTVFDKTVKVVD
- a CDS encoding nucleotidyl transferase AbiEii/AbiGii toxin family protein is translated as MANYQEQAALLLQVLPEIAKEKCFALHGGTAINLFVRNMPRLSVDIDLTYIPKEDRSSTFANIEQSLKNIEHRLKKLDPSIKVVVQAHLLKLQIQNSGASIKIEVNQGMRGLIGETENRELCEKAQEEFDAFCIMPCVPFHQLYGGKICAALDRQHPRDIFDIKYLLENEVSTKEIKTGFMFCLICSKRPLLEMLFPHYLNQEQAYNNQFKGMTLEDFTYEDFCATREKLVKTIHQNLSESDKEFLVNFESATPDWSVYNFSDFPAVQWKLKNIEILKEKNPEKHQAGIINLKQKFEELSC
- a CDS encoding type IV toxin-antitoxin system AbiEi family antitoxin domain-containing protein gives rise to the protein MEKNNKINQLLQSWPPNAVYLTAWLKQQGYSTQLLNRYKKSQWIVALGNGAMLKAGDKPTIAGALFALQQQAGLSVHPAAKTALQLAGKAHYLAMGQQSYILFGNSKETLPAWVKKHPWQEELKYVKSAFLPAGIGMVEQQIMGLPIKISGAARALMECLYLAPQYQDLQECYEIMEGLNNLRPKVVQQLLEQCTSIKVKRLFLYLAKKAGHQWLAFLNLENIYLGKGKRKIVDNGAYIPEFKITVPKSLAHG